The Saccopteryx leptura isolate mSacLep1 chromosome 2, mSacLep1_pri_phased_curated, whole genome shotgun sequence genome has a window encoding:
- the SLC2A6 gene encoding solute carrier family 2, facilitated glucose transporter member 6 isoform X1 produces MQEPLLGAEGPDYDTFSERPSPSPEERTQVGTLQNKRVFLATFAAVLGNFSFGYALVYTSPVIPALEHSLDPNLSLTKTQASWFGSVFTLGAAAGGLSAMVLNDLLGRKLSIMFSAVPSVAGYALMAGARGLWMLLLGRTLTGFAGGLTAACIPVYVSEIAPPGVRGALGATPQLMAVFGSLSLYALGLLLPWRWLAVAGEGPVVVMILLLTFMPNSPRFLLSRGRDAEALRALAWLRGADADIRWEFQQIQDNVQRQSSRVSWAEARDPQMCRPIAIAVLMRFLQQLTGITPILVYLQPIFNSTAVLLPPEDDAAIVGAVRLLSVLIAALTMDLAGRKVLLFVSAAIMFAANLTLGLYVQFGPKPLTPNSTVSLESAPMGGMEQPLATPTSYLTLVPLLATMLFIMGYAMGWGPITWLLMSEILPLRARGVASGLCVLVSWLTAFALTKSFLLVVKACGLQVPFFFFAAICLVNLVFTGCCVPETKGRSLEQIESFFHTGRRSFLQ; encoded by the exons ATGCAGGAACCGCTCCTGGGAGCGGAGGGCCCGGATTATGACACCTTCTCTGAGAGGCCTTCTCCGTCGCCTGAGGAGAGGACGCAAGTCGG AACCCTACAGAACAAGAGGGTGTTCCTGGCTACCTTTGCTGCCGTGCTGGGCAACTTCAGCTTCGGCTATGCCCTGGTCTACACGTCCCCCGTCATCCCGGCCCTGGAGCACTCCTTGGATCCAAACCTGAGTCTGACCAAAACGCAGGCATCCTGGTTCGGG TCGGTGTTCACCTTGGGTGCTGCGGCTGGGGGCCTCAGTGCCATGGTCCTCAACGACCTCCTGGGCCGGAAGCTGAGCATCATGTTCTCGGCTGTACCCTCCGTGGCCGGCTATGCGCTCATGGCAGGTGCCCGCGGCCTCTGGATGCTGCTGCTAGGGAGGACGCTGACCGGCTTCGCTGGAGGGCTCACAGCGGCCTGCATCCCG GTGTACGTGTCTGAGATTGCTCCCCCTGGCGTTCGTGGGGCTCTGGGGGCCACACCCCAGCTCATGGCCGTGTTCGGGTCACTGTCCCTCTACGCCCTTG GCCTCCTGCTGCCGTGGCGCTGGCTGGCAGTGGCCGGGGAGGGGCCCGTGGTCGTCATGATCCTGCTGCTCACCTTCATGCCCAACTCGCCGCGCTTCCTGCTCTCGCGGGGCAGGGACGCAGAGGCCCTGCGGGCACTGGCCTGGCTGCGCGGGGCCGATGCCGACATCCGCTGGGAGTTCCAGCAGATCCAGGACAACGTCCAGAGACAG AGCAGCCGCGTGTCGTGGGCCGAGGCCCGGGACCCGCAGATGTGCCGCCCCATCGCCATCGCCGTGCTGATGCGCTTCCTGCAGCAGCTGACGGGCATCACGCCCATCCTCGTCTACCTGCAGCCCATCTTCAACAGCACCGCGGTCCTGCTG CCCCCCGAGGATGACGCCGCCATTGTGGGAGCCGTGAGGCTCCTGTCGGTGCTGATTGCAGCCCTCACCATGGACCTGGCTGGCCGCAAGGTTCTGCTCTTTGTCTCAG CTGCCATCATGTTTGCTGCCAACCTGACTTTGGGGCTGTATGTCCAATTTGGCCCCAAGCCTCTGACCCCAAACAGCACCGTGAGCCTGGAGAGCGCGCCCATGGGGGGCATGGAGCAGCCCCTGGCCACACCCACCAGCTACCTCACCCTGGTGCCCCTGCTGGCCACCATGCTCTTCATCATGG GTTACGCCATGGGCTGGGGGCCCATCACCTGGCTCCTCATGTCTGAGATCTTGCCCCTGCGGGCCCGGGGCGTGGCCTCAGGGCTCTGCGTGCTGGTCAGCTGGCTCACCGCCTTCGCCCTCACCAAGTCCTTCCTGCTGGTGGTG aAAGCCTGCGGCCTCCAggtgcctttcttcttctttgccgCCATCTGCTTGGTGAACCTGGTGTTCACCGGCTGCTGCGTGCCCGAGACCAAGGGCCGGTCATTGGAGCAGATTGAGTCCTTCTTCCACACCGGGAGGAGGTCCTTCCTGCAGTAG
- the SLC2A6 gene encoding solute carrier family 2, facilitated glucose transporter member 6 isoform X2: MQEPLLGAEGPDYDTFSERPSPSPEERTQVGTLQNKRVFLATFAAVLGNFSFGYALVYTSPVIPALEHSLDPNLSLTKTQASWFGSVFTLGAAAGGLSAMVLNDLLGRKLSIMFSAVPSVAGYALMAGARGLWMLLLGRTLTGFAGGLTAACIPVYVSEIAPPGVRGALGATPQLMAVFGSLSLYALGLLLPWRWLAVAGEGPVVVMILLLTFMPNSPRFLLSRGRDAEALRALAWLRGADADIRWEFQQIQDNVQRQQLTGITPILVYLQPIFNSTAVLLPPEDDAAIVGAVRLLSVLIAALTMDLAGRKVLLFVSAAIMFAANLTLGLYVQFGPKPLTPNSTVSLESAPMGGMEQPLATPTSYLTLVPLLATMLFIMGYAMGWGPITWLLMSEILPLRARGVASGLCVLVSWLTAFALTKSFLLVVKACGLQVPFFFFAAICLVNLVFTGCCVPETKGRSLEQIESFFHTGRRSFLQ, translated from the exons ATGCAGGAACCGCTCCTGGGAGCGGAGGGCCCGGATTATGACACCTTCTCTGAGAGGCCTTCTCCGTCGCCTGAGGAGAGGACGCAAGTCGG AACCCTACAGAACAAGAGGGTGTTCCTGGCTACCTTTGCTGCCGTGCTGGGCAACTTCAGCTTCGGCTATGCCCTGGTCTACACGTCCCCCGTCATCCCGGCCCTGGAGCACTCCTTGGATCCAAACCTGAGTCTGACCAAAACGCAGGCATCCTGGTTCGGG TCGGTGTTCACCTTGGGTGCTGCGGCTGGGGGCCTCAGTGCCATGGTCCTCAACGACCTCCTGGGCCGGAAGCTGAGCATCATGTTCTCGGCTGTACCCTCCGTGGCCGGCTATGCGCTCATGGCAGGTGCCCGCGGCCTCTGGATGCTGCTGCTAGGGAGGACGCTGACCGGCTTCGCTGGAGGGCTCACAGCGGCCTGCATCCCG GTGTACGTGTCTGAGATTGCTCCCCCTGGCGTTCGTGGGGCTCTGGGGGCCACACCCCAGCTCATGGCCGTGTTCGGGTCACTGTCCCTCTACGCCCTTG GCCTCCTGCTGCCGTGGCGCTGGCTGGCAGTGGCCGGGGAGGGGCCCGTGGTCGTCATGATCCTGCTGCTCACCTTCATGCCCAACTCGCCGCGCTTCCTGCTCTCGCGGGGCAGGGACGCAGAGGCCCTGCGGGCACTGGCCTGGCTGCGCGGGGCCGATGCCGACATCCGCTGGGAGTTCCAGCAGATCCAGGACAACGTCCAGAGACAG CAGCTGACGGGCATCACGCCCATCCTCGTCTACCTGCAGCCCATCTTCAACAGCACCGCGGTCCTGCTG CCCCCCGAGGATGACGCCGCCATTGTGGGAGCCGTGAGGCTCCTGTCGGTGCTGATTGCAGCCCTCACCATGGACCTGGCTGGCCGCAAGGTTCTGCTCTTTGTCTCAG CTGCCATCATGTTTGCTGCCAACCTGACTTTGGGGCTGTATGTCCAATTTGGCCCCAAGCCTCTGACCCCAAACAGCACCGTGAGCCTGGAGAGCGCGCCCATGGGGGGCATGGAGCAGCCCCTGGCCACACCCACCAGCTACCTCACCCTGGTGCCCCTGCTGGCCACCATGCTCTTCATCATGG GTTACGCCATGGGCTGGGGGCCCATCACCTGGCTCCTCATGTCTGAGATCTTGCCCCTGCGGGCCCGGGGCGTGGCCTCAGGGCTCTGCGTGCTGGTCAGCTGGCTCACCGCCTTCGCCCTCACCAAGTCCTTCCTGCTGGTGGTG aAAGCCTGCGGCCTCCAggtgcctttcttcttctttgccgCCATCTGCTTGGTGAACCTGGTGTTCACCGGCTGCTGCGTGCCCGAGACCAAGGGCCGGTCATTGGAGCAGATTGAGTCCTTCTTCCACACCGGGAGGAGGTCCTTCCTGCAGTAG
- the CACFD1 gene encoding calcium channel flower homolog gives MSGASGGAAASVNSEPPAQEEGMTWWYRWLCRLSGVLGAISCAISGLFSCVTIHPLNIAAGVWMITNAFILLLCEVPFCCPFIEFANTVSAKVDRLRSWQKAVFYCGMAVIPIVITLTLTTLLGNAIAFATGVLYGLSALGKKGDAISYARIQQQKQQADEEKLAETLEGEL, from the exons ATGAGCGGCGCTAGCGGGGGCGCGGCGGCGTCCGTCAACTCGGAGCCGCCGGCGCAGGAGGAGGGCATGACGTGGTGGTACCGCTGGCTCTGTCGCCTGTCAGGGGTTCTGGGGGCCATCT CTTGCGCCATCTCCGGCCTCTTCAGCTGCGTCACCATCCACCCTCTGAACATCGCAGCTGGCGTATGGATGAT CACTAACGCCTTCATCCTGCTGCTCTGCGAGGTGCCTTTCTGTTGCCCGTTCATCGAGTTCGCCAACACAGTGTCAGCGAAGGTGGACCGGCTGCGCTCCTGGCAGAAGGCTGTCTTCTACTGCGG GATGGCCGTCATTCCCATCGTCATCACACTGACGCTGACCACCCTGCTGGGCAACGCCATCGCCTTTGCCACCGGAGTGCTGTACGGACTCTCCGCTCTGGGCAAAAA GGGTGACGCAATCTCCTATGCCAGGATccagcagcagaagcagcaggcGGACGAGGAGAAGCTTGCCGAGACCCTGGAGGGGGAGCTGTGA